The Halomicronema hongdechloris C2206 genome includes a window with the following:
- the cobO gene encoding cob(I)yrinic acid a,c-diamide adenosyltransferase, whose amino-acid sequence MSVDVPSAETTNLPSDNLAENLDETSPAGLTAEQYRRKMERRKQVQQQRLAQRTQEKGLIIVHTGNGKGKTTAALGMVMRSLGHGFRVAIVQFIKGAWEPSEKAVLGHWPEQLEFHALGEGFTWETQDRDRDTAKAEQAWEVAWGYLQNPAYKTILLDEVNVALKHGFLSVDRVLAGLAQKPEHTHVILTGRGAPAALIEAADLVTEMTLVKHPFREQGVKAQPGIEF is encoded by the coding sequence ATGTCAGTTGACGTGCCATCTGCAGAGACCACCAACCTACCCTCAGATAACCTTGCCGAGAATCTCGACGAAACCTCTCCGGCAGGATTAACGGCGGAGCAATACCGTCGCAAGATGGAGCGCCGTAAGCAAGTGCAGCAGCAACGGTTGGCCCAGCGCACCCAGGAGAAGGGCTTGATCATCGTGCACACCGGCAACGGCAAGGGCAAAACCACGGCGGCCTTGGGCATGGTGATGCGATCCCTGGGCCACGGATTTCGGGTGGCCATCGTCCAGTTTATCAAAGGGGCTTGGGAGCCCTCTGAAAAAGCGGTGCTGGGCCACTGGCCAGAGCAGCTAGAATTCCATGCCCTGGGGGAAGGGTTTACTTGGGAGACCCAAGATCGCGATCGCGACACAGCCAAGGCAGAGCAAGCTTGGGAAGTGGCCTGGGGCTATCTGCAGAACCCGGCCTATAAGACCATTCTGTTGGACGAGGTGAATGTGGCCCTGAAGCACGGGTTTCTCTCCGTGGATCGAGTGCTGGCGGGGCTGGCTCAAAAGCCGGAGCACACCCATGTCATCCTGACCGGACGGGGGGCTCCTGCCGCTCTGATTGAAGCAGCCGACTTGGTGACGGAGATGACCTTGGTGAAGCATCCCTTCCGGGAGCAAGGGGTAAAGGCACAGCCGGGGATTGAGTTTTAG
- a CDS encoding TRC40/GET3/ArsA family transport-energizing ATPase: protein MRVLLMTGKGGVGKTSVAAATGLRCAELGYKTLVLSTDPAHSLADSFDQELEHTPRQVRPNLWGAELDALMELEGNWGSVKRYITEVLQARGLEGVEAEELAILPGMDEIFSLVRMKRHYDEGEFEVLIIDSAPTGTALRLLSLPEVAGWYMRRLYKPFQAVSAALRPIVEPLFRPVAGFSLPTQEVMDAPYEFYHQLEDLEKVLTDTATTSVRLVTNPEKMVIKESLRAHAYLSLYNVGTDLVIANRIIPESVQDPFFQRWKDQQQQYRHEIHENFRPLPVKEVPLFSEEMCGLEALARLKDTLYDQEDPTQVYYKETTIRVIQDEDTYSLEIYLPGIPKDRVELSKASDELNIRIGNHRRNLVLPQALAALQPAGAKLEDDYLKIRFASSRA, encoded by the coding sequence ATGCGTGTATTATTGATGACCGGCAAAGGTGGTGTCGGCAAGACCTCGGTGGCGGCGGCTACCGGCCTACGCTGCGCCGAACTCGGTTATAAGACCCTGGTATTGAGCACGGATCCAGCCCACTCTCTGGCGGATAGCTTCGATCAGGAGTTGGAGCATACGCCCCGGCAGGTGCGGCCTAACCTCTGGGGGGCAGAATTGGATGCCCTGATGGAGCTAGAGGGGAATTGGGGCTCGGTGAAGCGCTACATCACTGAGGTGCTGCAGGCCCGGGGCTTAGAAGGGGTAGAAGCGGAAGAGTTGGCGATTCTGCCGGGCATGGATGAAATCTTCAGTCTGGTGCGGATGAAGCGCCACTACGACGAGGGGGAGTTTGAGGTGCTGATCATCGACTCGGCCCCCACGGGAACGGCCCTACGGTTGCTGAGTCTGCCGGAGGTGGCGGGCTGGTACATGCGGCGGCTATACAAGCCCTTTCAGGCCGTGTCTGCGGCCCTGCGGCCGATTGTGGAACCGTTGTTTCGGCCGGTGGCAGGGTTTTCGCTGCCCACCCAGGAAGTCATGGATGCTCCCTACGAGTTTTATCATCAGTTAGAGGACCTGGAGAAGGTGTTAACGGATACCGCCACCACCTCCGTGCGGCTGGTGACCAATCCGGAGAAGATGGTGATTAAGGAGTCGTTGCGGGCCCATGCTTATCTCAGTCTTTATAACGTGGGCACGGATCTGGTGATTGCCAATCGCATCATTCCTGAGAGCGTGCAGGACCCGTTTTTCCAACGCTGGAAGGATCAGCAGCAGCAATATCGTCACGAGATTCATGAGAACTTTCGGCCCTTGCCGGTGAAAGAAGTGCCGCTGTTTTCAGAGGAAATGTGTGGCCTAGAGGCCTTAGCTCGGCTGAAAGACACTCTCTATGACCAGGAAGACCCCACCCAGGTGTATTACAAGGAGACCACCATTCGGGTAATCCAGGATGAGGATACCTACAGCCTGGAGATTTATCTACCAGGTATTCCCAAGGATAGGGTGGAGTTGAGTAAGGCCTCCGATGAACTGAATATTCGCATCGGCAACCACCGCCGTAATCTAGTGTTGCCCCAGGCCCTGGCGGCCCTGCAACCTGCCGGAGCTAAGCTGGAGGATGATTACCTCAAGATTCGCTTTGCGTCCTCTCGAGCTTGA
- a CDS encoding B12-binding domain-containing radical SAM protein: MNILLIYPQFPKSFWSFEKTLELANFKAQLPPLGMVTVAAILPQTWNYRLVDRNLRDVTEAEWAWADLVLISAMIVQRPDFIAQIQAAKARGKLVAVGGPYPTALPDEATGADFLILDEGEITLPLFVEAIGRGETSGIFRANGEKPAVTTTPIPRYDLLDLDAYAEMSVQFSRGCPFQCEFCDIIVLYGRKPRTKDPEQLLAELQYLYDLGWRRSIFMVDDNFIGNKRNVKRLLTALKPWMEAHNHPFSFATEASVDLAQDKELMQLMVDCNFGSVFLGIETPDDSSLTLTQKYQNTRSPLADSVQTIIKAGLRVMAGFIIGFDGEQSGAGQRIVDFVEQTTIPTAMFGILQALPDTALWHRLAKEGRLLDRHYDSNQTSLMNFIPTRPMEDIVAEYLHAFWTLYDPLVMLNRTYRHFLILGAGRRQHYRGRTKSAGTPGLNWTILRAMGILCWRQGVVRKTRLRFWLHLISLLRQYPEVVLNYLVVCAQAEHFIDFRQTVRQQITEQLAVAQSQLQETTTPMPAPQTA; this comes from the coding sequence ATGAATATTTTGCTGATCTATCCGCAGTTTCCAAAAAGCTTTTGGTCTTTTGAGAAAACCCTGGAACTTGCCAACTTTAAAGCCCAACTTCCCCCTCTAGGTATGGTTACAGTGGCGGCCATCTTGCCACAGACCTGGAATTACCGATTAGTCGATCGCAACCTACGGGATGTCACCGAGGCCGAATGGGCCTGGGCCGATCTGGTTTTGATCTCCGCCATGATTGTGCAGCGCCCAGATTTCATAGCTCAGATTCAAGCCGCCAAAGCCCGAGGCAAGCTGGTAGCCGTGGGCGGTCCCTACCCTACAGCCCTGCCTGACGAAGCCACTGGAGCCGACTTTTTAATCCTGGATGAAGGTGAAATTACCCTGCCCCTGTTTGTGGAGGCGATTGGGCGCGGCGAGACTAGCGGCATTTTTCGCGCTAACGGCGAGAAACCGGCTGTAACCACCACTCCCATTCCCCGCTATGACCTCTTAGACCTGGACGCCTACGCCGAAATGTCGGTGCAATTCTCCCGGGGCTGTCCATTTCAGTGCGAATTCTGCGACATCATCGTGCTCTATGGCCGCAAGCCCCGCACCAAGGACCCAGAACAACTGCTAGCTGAGTTGCAATATCTCTACGATTTGGGCTGGCGCCGGAGCATCTTCATGGTAGATGACAACTTCATCGGCAATAAGCGCAATGTCAAACGGTTGTTGACAGCCCTGAAGCCCTGGATGGAGGCCCATAACCATCCCTTCTCCTTTGCCACTGAGGCCTCGGTGGATCTGGCCCAAGACAAGGAACTGATGCAGTTGATGGTGGACTGCAACTTCGGCAGTGTCTTTTTGGGCATCGAAACTCCCGACGACAGTAGTCTCACCCTGACCCAGAAGTATCAAAATACCCGCAGTCCCCTGGCCGACTCGGTGCAGACCATTATCAAGGCGGGATTGCGGGTGATGGCAGGCTTCATTATCGGCTTCGACGGCGAACAATCCGGGGCCGGGCAGCGCATCGTTGACTTTGTGGAACAGACCACCATTCCCACGGCCATGTTCGGGATTCTGCAGGCCCTGCCGGATACGGCTCTATGGCATCGACTAGCCAAAGAAGGTCGGTTACTAGACCGCCACTATGACTCCAACCAGACCTCGCTGATGAACTTTATCCCCACCCGTCCCATGGAAGACATCGTGGCGGAATATCTCCATGCCTTCTGGACCCTCTACGATCCCCTGGTGATGTTGAATCGCACCTATCGCCATTTTCTGATACTGGGAGCCGGGCGGCGACAGCATTATCGCGGCCGCACCAAATCCGCCGGTACCCCTGGGCTGAACTGGACGATTCTACGGGCCATGGGGATTCTCTGCTGGCGTCAGGGAGTAGTACGCAAGACCCGGCTACGATTCTGGTTGCATCTGATCAGCCTGCTGCGGCAGTATCCAGAGGTGGTGCTGAACTATCTGGTGGTCTGCGCTCAGGCAGAGCACTTCATCGACTTTCGGCAGACGGTGCGGCAGCAGATCACCGAGCAGCTGGCGGTGGCTCAGAGTCAGCTGCAGGAGACCACAACCCCAATGCCAGCACCTCAGACGGCTTAG
- a CDS encoding DUF2087 domain-containing protein, translating to MSQADFQTLLAFFKALSNESRLKLVGLLAQSDRSVEELAALLHLKEPTVSHHLAKLKALDLVEMRSQGNTHLYRLNQEALHSLSKAVLISNHAELVADLDGDAWEEKVLRNYVEAGRLREIPASRKKRWVILKWLVQQFECDRTYSEVELNQHLKQFHPDVATLRREFIGYQMMQRQQGNYWRLPEAQWRREPNQQVS from the coding sequence ATGAGCCAAGCTGATTTTCAGACCCTGCTGGCCTTCTTTAAGGCCCTATCCAACGAGAGTCGTCTCAAGTTGGTGGGGCTGTTAGCCCAAAGCGATCGCAGCGTAGAAGAACTGGCGGCGCTGCTGCACCTGAAGGAGCCGACGGTCTCCCATCATCTGGCCAAGCTCAAGGCCCTGGATTTGGTGGAGATGCGATCGCAAGGGAACACCCACCTTTACCGGCTCAACCAAGAGGCTCTACACAGCTTGTCTAAGGCGGTCTTGATCTCCAACCACGCCGAGTTGGTGGCAGATCTCGACGGCGATGCCTGGGAAGAGAAGGTGCTGCGCAACTATGTCGAGGCCGGTCGCCTGCGGGAGATTCCCGCCAGTCGCAAGAAGCGCTGGGTGATCCTGAAGTGGTTGGTGCAACAGTTCGAGTGCGATCGCACCTACTCCGAAGTCGAACTCAACCAACACCTGAAACAGTTTCACCCCGACGTCGCTACCCTGCGGCGAGAATTCATCGGCTACCAGATGATGCAGCGGCAGCAGGGGAACTACTGGCGCCTGCCAGAGGCCCAATGGCGCCGCGAACCCAACCAACAGGTTAGTTAA